The DNA region AATATTCGCGTTACATGTCTGGACAAAGCACGCCGAGCTCGCCATTTATAGCGCATCCGCACGAGGTACCGGGTGATCGCGATCTGCAGAAACGGCTGGCCACTCTGGAATACCAGTACAGCCAGCTGAAGGACAGCTACGAGATAGACAAGGTCAAGAGCCAGGCTATAGTGAAGAGGCTGGAGAGGGATCTGGAGCACAGATCAAGGGAGTACGAGGCCGCCGTCAGCGATTCGAAGCTGCTATTTGATGagaacaacaagctgaagcGTGAATTGAGAGAACTGGCCGACAACTTCGAACAGACGACGGGCGAGAACAGATCGCTCAGGACAGAGCTCGATGCCAAGACGTGCAAGCTGAATAGACATCTGGGCGAGTTCCAGGAGATAGAAAAGCGTCTGGAGGATGTTATTGCACTCAAGGACGCCGAATTGCGGCACAAGGATTCGGAATTGCTCCGATTAAGGGATTCAATGCgcgaggagctggctctTAAGAGTAGCCGGATCGATGAGCTCGCAGACCAACTGCGTATCAAAGATTcacagattttggaaatgcGTGAGCGCAACGTACATATTGACGAGACCAAAGCTCGCGAGTTGTACGAGAAAGAGTGCAGCAACCAGTTGGAATACATccgcgagctggaaaagaagaatCTGGAGCTGAGCAACAAATTGCGTACGTTGCAGTCGAAACAGGATTATGTTCAGGTGCTGAGGGAGGAGAAGGCGACGTTGTCCCAGAGATTGGCTACGTATGAGGCTCTTGAGACCGAGTATGAGGACCTGAAACTCAGATACGCAGCGATGGAGCAGAAATTGGGAGACTGGCCTCTTTCGGATCCTCCTGCCATCATTCTCAATAAATGCTCCGTGCTGgagtccacaaacagccAGCTTTCGCAGAAGAACGAATTTCTACGTAACGAGCTTGCGCGTACTCAGCAAGAGGTGGTCGATCTGCAATCaaagctgctggagtcgaaCGACCGGCAAACGGCGCTCAAGTCCAAGCTGTCTGAGAAAGACACCGAGAACACCAAGCTAAGTAACAACGTCAAGCTGTTAACGCAGGAAATTCAGTTTTTGAAGGACAGAATCGACAACGTGACAGAGGAGAACACgatgttgatgaaaaataaaggTGTGGAAGCAGAGAACGCGCAGAAGTTTGAAGGGCTTGTGGCGCTTCTTGAGTCGTACAAACAGCAGTTACAAAGTTTACAGAGCCAGGATACAGGACAGAAAAGGCGCAGAAGCGAGCTAGAGCAGCCAAACGGAGCTGCACAGCtggccgaggagctgaagagaaagatcgacgagaatAACGAATTGGTGCGGACTATtgaggaaaaaaacaaGCGGTTGGTCCAGCTGGAAGTGGAAGTAAAGAAGCTGGGTAGCAGCGGCAATGAAAGGGGCGTCCGGGTACTGGAATTGCGCGAGAATCCGGCCGCGAGACACGAACGCGTAACTAGGAAaatgctggagaaactaCGACAGGagaaccagcagctggtcgacgcCAAGCTCGCAACCGACCAGCTGATCCCCAAAACGGTGTACGAGCGTGTTTGTCTGGAGCAGGACCAGCTACAGGAGGAGATAAAGTCAATAAACAAGCGAATGACCCGGCTACGCGAGATGTTTAGCTCGAAAGTGGCGCGGTTCAACGAGATTgtgtttctgctgcttggATACAAAATCGAGCTTCTCAGTGAGACAAAGCTCAAAATGTATCCCAAGTTCAACAGAGACAGTTTCATACAAGTCGATCTGAGTCGGCACGGCAGCAAAAAGGGCCATCTTCTGGATGGAGACGGAATCCGAGTGAAACTTCCGGCCGAAGCCGGATTCCAAAAAGTCGACGTCAATAACCTAATTCGGTTCTGGGTCCAGGAGAAGCAGCAACCatgctgtttcttcaatGCACTGAACCTGGAACTTTACGACAAGGGCCAGGAGTTGCTCCCGAGTTAGGACCGATATGTGCAGGATGTGGAGGTGGGGATGATCCCCAGGGGTGAGAAGCTAGTGAGTGGGGTTGACTTCAAATCGGGGCCGTTTTCGCAGGACTCCGACACTggtggtgtacgggtgGAGCCAAAATTCCAGCGAATGGCAGCCGCCTGTAATGTAATATCACGCATGGAAACGCACTTGCAACATGTAGAGTATCGAGAGCAGTAGTGAGATCTTGAGACCAACTTGACGTTTACCTGGGTGAAATCCGTCAGGGGTGCGTTGTGGGGTAATAGGGTCTGAGTGCGCGAGGTCAGGAGGCGATCCGGACGAAAGATAAGTTTTCGTACGGGgcataaaaaaaattcatgaCCACAAATGCACGGATATAATTGGTTGCTTACgcaggagatcgaggtcGCAAGCGACCGACGTACCGATCGAAACGGGCATTTGAGCGTTCAATCGCAGCGTTCAGGTGCCGCTGAAAAGCTCAGGCAGCCATTCCGGCCCTCATAAGCACGCTCTGCGTCTTCCGTGGTCGCCATCGCGTCTGGAAGCGGAGTTATtacctgtttctgtgccAAGCTACCttctgcacagccttgtTTTTCGTGCTCCCTCCCTGACACTATGGGGTGTCCCGATTATTTACTATGTGGCACACAATAGAGTTTATGTAAATGATGACCGGCAGACGTTGGGATATAAATTGAATGTACAAGAagcacttttttttgttattttgctttcttcaaaagaCATCTGAATTGTGTATAGAAAATGTCTGCATTGAGAACCGTTACCAGAACAGCCTCAAGAAAATCTACGCTGTACAATGCCATTCGTGCCTACTCTACCAAGGAGTCGACTCTGAAGGAAAGATTCGCTGAGCTTTTGCCAGAGAAGCAAGCTCAAGTTaaggagctcaaggccaAATACGGTAAAACTGTGAGTATcgaaatattttgaaattATTGCGGGACCGAATATGCGTTTCGGGGCCGGAGTAATTTTATTCGCGTTGATATTGAACAGCACTAATATTTGTTAGGTGATTGGCGAGGTGTTGTTAGAACAGGCCTACGGTGGTATGAGAGGTATCAAGGGTTTGGTCTGGGAAGGCTCTGTTTTGGATCCTTTGGAAGGAATTCGGTTCAGAGGAAGAACCATTCCGGACatccagaaagagctcCCTAAGGCCGAGGGCGGCGAGCAACCACTTCCAGAGGCCCTTTTCTGGCTCCTGCTGACCGGCGAGGTCCCTACTGCCGCCCAGACCAAGGCTTTTTCGGAGGAGCTCGCTGCCAGATCGAAATTGCCAAAACATGTTGAAGAGATCATCGACAGATCCCCAGCTACTTTGCACCCTATGGCCCAATTCTCCATTGCTGTGACCGCTTTGGAGTCCGAGTCCCAGTTCGCCAAGGCATATGCAGCAGGTGTCAACAAAAAAGAGTACTGGAAGTACACCTACGAAGACTCGATCGAGCTTCTGGCCAAGCTACCAGTCATCGCCGCCAGAATCTACAGAAACGTGTTCAAGGACGGTAAGGTCGCTTCTGTGGACACCAGCCTGGACTACAGTGCCAACTTTGCCAACATGCTTGGTTACGGCTCCAACCCAGAGTTCCTTGAACTCATGAGACTGTATTTGTCCATTCACTCCGACCACGAGGGCGGTAACGTTTCTGCACACACCACCCACCTGGTTGGATCCGCGCTTTCCTCGCCATTCCTATCCCTGGCTGCCGGTCTGAACGGATTGGCCGGTCCATTGCACGGAAGAGCCAACCAGGAGGTGCTGGAATGGCTCAAGGCCATGCAGTCCGAGCTGAAGGGTGACATCTCAAAGGAGAACATTGAAAAGTATTTGTGGAACACCCTGAACTCGGGCCGTGTGGTTCCAGGTTACGGCCACGCCGTCTTGAGAAAGACCGACCCAAGATACACTGCTCAGAGAGAGTTTGCTTTGAAGCACATGCCAGACTACGACCTGTTCAAGCTCGTCTCGAACATCTACGAAGTTGCTCCAAAGGTGCTGACCGAGCACGGTAAGACCAAGAACCCATGGCCAAACGTCGACTCTCACTCTGGTGTTCTTCTGCAATACTACGGCTTCACCGAGGAGTCCTTCTACACTGTGCTGTTTGGTGTCTCCAGAGCATTTGGTGTTCTGCCACAGCTCATCATCGACAGAGGTCTTGGAATGCCAATCGAGAGACCAAAGTCGTTCTCCACCGAGAAGTACAAGCAACTGGTGGAGAGTATCAACAAAGCATGATGAttatattatttattggTATTTATGAGACGAATAAAAAAGTAACCAAAATTAGTATGGAAAGGCAGTAAATTGCTTAATAAACTCTGCAATTATTAAGAGCTTTGGACGTTGTGAAGCGGGAGCACCGTTACTCATTGCAATACTATTGCAACCCTTCTTTTGGTGAGGCAGCATGCGATACGGATGGATTTTATGTGGTCCAATAATCAGACATTGCTCTATAATTCAACCCTGCTATACCAGCCAAGTTCAATCGCAACCTTATCAACCACTTAATTGGGTTTTCAAGAGATTTTTGTAACACCCAAAGATGGAGTCAAATTTTGTGCGTTCCGAGCGCCAAATATAATTACAGTCAGTTCTCATACTCCGGATCAAAAATGGTGATAATTCACGTTGCAATCAACTGCTACGATCAAtgagctgtttttcttgttgaaTCGGAAGACACAACCACAGGGCACTATTCAGAATACGATACTGTGATATGAAAAGTTTCCGTTGGATAGGAATAGCACATTGTACTGTAATTGTCGTTTCTGTAATTATGTCGAAACTTGATAGAAGAATAGTGGAATTAGAAGCTCTTTTCAAGGCAGTTTTTCGCATTCAAATCCAACACAAATATGGCCCCAAAATAATATCAGACCCACGGATCGTTGTAGAGACGTGTATGGCATCAAACACAGTTATAAATCCAGCTTTGTCTATCTCCCAagactttttggaagccaCTCAAAATTGGGGGGCAGGATTTTGCTGTTGCAACCAAAAGTCAATTATCACCAATGCAGCCATCATGGTATAATCTCTAATAACTGCCAAACCCCCCTGCTCTGCCCGCTAATAGCTGAAGTCTATAACATTCAACAAGTTGACATCCATGTCCAACATTGTGCATGATTATATAATCTCTGATTTGTGGGGCGTGTGCAGCACACATTTTCTGGAGGCTGGAAATTAGGAATAGATAATTAATTTACAGCAAATTTGTCGTTTCCCCATTTAACTTGATACTAAATACTAGCGATATCCCAAACAGGCCTATACTTTGACAACTTGTCATACCAAAGCTCAGTATAATCGACTTTGCCACTCTTTTCACCGGTCTAAAATGAGTTATTATACAGCTTCCAATTACAACAGTGATACCCAGACTCCATCTCAGATGTCTCTCAACCCTCAACAGCAGACATCCCTGGCCTCGTTGTTGGCCTCTGCTGCCTCGCAGCAGGCCCAGCAGAACCCGGCAGGACAGAACCTACAGGCAGCAAGTTTACTGGCTAATCAAAACATGCAATCTCCGAGCCAGATTTACAACCATATGGCCAACAACTTAGCCGCTTCTAGCGCCTCTGCTGGTAACTACACGGCTCTGTCGACCTCCAACTCGTCTACAGGCTCGTCTACATACCAGTCGTTGCTGCTTTCGTCGCCTCAGACCTCCGTGGCCTCTCTTTACTCGACCCAGAGAGCTCGTTTTATGTCGTCTAAGggctttgattttgaggacgacATGGAGTTCTGTCCCGAGATTGTCTACACGGGAAAGAGCAAGTTTAATCCATACACGTCGCAGACTTTCAGCCCAAACACTTCGCCAGAGGCCGCGGCCCACGCTCAGACCTCTCCCTTGAGCCCCGGCTCGCAAGGTGTACAATCTCTGTATTCTAGATCTGCGCAGGCCACGCCTGGAACCCCAAGTGGTTCTTCTCCACGGCCAAGCACGCCCCGGACTAAGAAGGTGCTTGAAATTGTGAATCCGCACACAGGAATGAAGATTTCGCAGGGCAATGTTTCTGCTGTGAAATGAATCCTTATGACTGAATGATTGGGTTGGGAATATGCTGGGTTATTGTAAGATAGATGATAGATGTTGTTTAAGTATGTCTAATAGTCGTTGAATTACCCGGCTGTAGAAATATTCATAAAAAAACCTTGGAAAATTACAATCTCTATCACTCTTTTTGTTCAACATGGCCACTAAGTTCAGACAGCCCCAGTGGCTAAAGAACAACGGGTTTGCGCCGCACGTCTATCTGTTTCGCAATATTGAATCAGGCCAAGTGATGTACTCCCAGACGCCCCACATCACCAAATACCAGATCGAACAACAGAGTTTTAGACCCAACTGGGAAAACAGGAAGCCTTCAAAAAGACGCGATCTATGGCGTCCGATGGCCGTCGCACAGTTTGATTCACACGAAAAGGCGGTCAGAGCCTACAATGCGCTAGTTGAGCTCAAATACATGCGTCAAGTGTCAAAACGGAAGGAGGCAGAGGCTCTGCGGAAGAGAAACCAGTTTCAACAGATCTGGTACTTTGGCCAATACCGTCCAACGTGGGCTCAGGAGTCCGTGAGCGATCTCACCACTGTGCTAGACGAACTTAGACTTTCCTCGAAAATTTACTGGGACTCTTTATGGCGTAAAGGAGACGACAAGTATTGGAAAGATTTGCAAGTGGAGcacgacgagctggacaaggtGAGCCCAAGAGAGAAGTTCGTGGCGCTAAGCGAGGTGGAGCAAAAAtggaaagaagagcaggaaGCTGCTGAGGTCGAACAACAACCACAACCTACCGTGTAAATAGAACGAGTAGCACGATTAAACCATTTACTCACTATATTATTATAAACCTGGTTATAAGCTGTTCTTTTTACATGTCATTAGTCATCTCTTATTACTCCtgtttctcttctttgcGCTTCAACTTGTTTTGCTCCTCCTGTTTTCTCTTTtcattcttctttctgcgcTCCTctaaaaatattttgtaCTTCTCCAACGTGATTTTCTTTTGCTTATCTGAGTACTCATCAACGCCGTGGTATGTAgtgtcaaacagcttgtcccagatggtgaagaagggCTGCGAGAAATTATACTTCACTCCGAAATGCTGGTGGTGGATATCATGGTAAATCGAGTTGTTCGGGAACACAATCTGGAACGGATCGAATGGGAACGCATATCCGCAATGATCGTCGACGGTTTTCAACGTGGAAAAGGTGTAAAGGAAGATCTGCTCGCGGGCACTTAGTCCGGTCACCAAACTGGCAATCCCAGTGCCTACCGTATCAAGCAGAAAACCCTCAACGGGATCATTGAAAAGAGCACCAAATGCATAGGGAACGTAGAGTTTGTGGTGGCGAGAATGGAAGCGTCTGTACAACCATTTGTTAAGATGCATGGCGCGATGGAGCATATATTGCCAGCTATCAATGATGAAAAATGCTATTGAAATCTTGAGAAGTGAAAGGCCATACCAATATGTCACATAAAGCGCCCATGTTGGAATAGCATCCGGGACCGCATGTCTCCATCCCCAGAGAGTGTGGTTTTCGTAGCCGGTGGTCGGTTTGGGATCAAACTGGTAGAAAATTAGGGCCGCGATGGTCTGGATGATATGTTGCAAAATGACGTCCCGAATCACAACGGAAAGAGAAACAGTATTCTTCCTAAGCATCTCTTCTGATGGGTGAATGCGGTACCTCTCGGCAAGCTCGTAGACGTCGATTATGTGGTACAAAGTTGAGTACACCCAGTACGCCACGACTGGGGCGATCACCGCTAGTAAGCCATCTGGAAGCCCTTCTATCAAGCTGGCCTTCGGTATTTCAAGAAATGGAGGCCTCAAGGGACCCTCGATTATCTTGAGATCGTTCCGATCCACTAAAGAAAACATTTGAAGAGAAAATGTACCGATTCTGGCCCGGCCTCTATATTTATAATgtaataaaaaaaaaataaacgaACCACATAAAATTTTAGTGGCTGACgccgacgcgtcgatttCGTATTTCGTTCGTATTTCATTCATACATGCTCTAGTTAATTTTCCCCCGTCCTTCCACGAGggcctcctcgtcgtaaATCATCGGATGATCGAACTGGTCGTCTTCATCTTTATAGAAATGCTCCAATTGTTCAGAAATAAACAGTCCCACAATGCTCACTGTACACCCAAACCCAAAACACTTATCGAACCAAACGTCGATAAAGGAAATATCGTGATCGAAGAGCGTGAGACGGCTAGCGAGTAGATGTGTGTGAAGCAGCAGGGTGGTTGACAGTAGATAAACGCCTGTCAACTCGCAGACAAGAAGgtcgaaaaagaacgacgaATCAGACACAGCTGACTGGTCTTTTGCAGACGGTAGCAATTTGCCTAGCTTGTGGAAAGTGGTCACCACGCTCTGGAACGAGCAgcaaaacaggaaaaatgAGAAAACAAAGCTCACGTTGGTGGCCAGCTGGTCCTCGTAGTTGCCGATATCGTAGTGTTTGGCGATGATTCGTGCGATGGTAACAGAAAGCGTATCGGCAGACTGGGCGTCAGGTTTCGGAGATTTGAGTCCGAATTCCTCAAAATATATTATTGGCAGCCGGATGACCATGATGTTCACAATTTTGTACAGACAGTAGAGCGAAAAGAGAACGTTGGCCCATTTGGAGACCTTGCCTCGGAGTGAGGCCACATACTGCTGGGAATGGTAATTGGCAACCAAAAAGGAGAGGTCCTGCAGTAGCTCGCGCTTCATCTGGTTCAAGGCCCCAagctcgttcttcaagTCCGAATTCGAGGGCGACTGTGCTAGCTCGGTGGTTCTGGTGTGGATCAGTTCTGTTGTCGTGCGCAGCGTCTCAACGCTTCTAGCAATGTCTGTCTTTCGCACACGTTTGtgctttttgatgaaagaATAGTACAAAGAGGACACAGATCCAATGCCGTTCAGGGCCGCGAGACAGGTCACACCCAACATGGTGACTTCTATCaatgagtttgagaagaaaagCGAATAGCTCTCCATCTGGGACGCAGCTGTGGCTAAAACGTTGAAAGTCCGGAAAACCAGAGCCCACGTTATGAACACCAGCAGGAAAACCAGTCCCTTGTGTTTAGTGCTCAATAGTCGGGCCACGCGAGATACAAGAGGAAGACGGGAGACAGCCATGAATAGCAGCAGACTTGGGTTCACGTACGTTAACAGAAAAATCAGCACCGACAGCGTAAATTCCCAGTCCCACACGCGAGCTGCAGAGTTTCCCAAATCAATAATTTCAAACAGGACCAGGCCAATTATTTGTAAAGAGAACGAGATAGACACATTGAAGAGCACCTGTGCCGCTTTTTTGATGACCTTATTCTCCGTGCTGGTTATTTTGGGCTCCAACAGGGGCTTGATGAATGTCTGTTCGACATTTGGGTTCAACTGGACGGGTTTCTGGAGGATCTTTTCCAGGTCTTTGCTCAGGGTCTCTTGCAAGGACTGCGAGGACCGGAAAATGCCGGTTGAAGAGCAGATATAGGGTAGAACAATTCTGTGGACGAGTCGTTCTGCCACCTGGAAGTTTATCGCGTGGACAACGACCAAAAGACAGACGCCCAATACCTCTTTCCACATATTTTGAACAGGTAGTAAATTTCGAGCACAGCCGGAAGAGAAAAATTACTCCAGTCCGCTGTTGCACAGCCAGTATTTAATTGATGGCCTTTTCGTGCAGCCAATTGGTGACCATCtcaatcttctttttgTGAACGTTGCCCTGGCCAAACTCTGTGTTGCcctcaagcagctcaaactggaATTTCCCGTCTTTGAAGCTCGACGCTAGCTGTTGTACGATGGCCTCGTCAGACTGGCCATCTTTGGCAGATATCTGCGAGAGGTTGAGGATCTGGCGTTTGCAGATTTGCGCGATTTCTGACTCAAGCAGCGACTTGATGGTGGTCCATTTTTTCGACGTGAACAGGTCACATTTGTTGCAGAACAGCTGGAAATCGATTCCATTCGGCACACTCTCCGTTATTTCGTACAGTCTAATCAGATCCTGCGCCACCTCTGTGCAGTACTCGCTAGAAAACtgcgacgcgtcgatcaTGTAGATGATTCCCTTCACGGAAGAGaggttcttcttgaggAACGGATACAGATACAGCGACTTGAGTTTCTCGTTACCAGGGAAATCGTACACGTCGTAAGATCCGATCTGGGCACCAAGATTGAGTGTGGCACTGTTGGGCTCGACAGAGCTCACGGTCAGCACGGGCAGGTCGCCCTTTgtgagcagctcgaacAGGTTGGTTTTGCCGCTAGATTTGGGCCCCGAGATGACAAACACGGGCTTGGACGCATGGAAAATGCGTTTGCGGTTGAACAGCACCGACGTGACCACGAGCACGGCCAACGCCAGCAACAGCGAAACGATAAATTTCTGATAATCGGGAGGGGCCACTTCAAACATGGTAAAAGTGAAGATGAAAATTATGgtgcgaaaaaaaaataatcatAAATAATATTCTCTATTTACTCTCTAGGATGCCTCCTGTCTATCTTTCGGCTCGCTTTCCTGGATGAACTCCTCGCTGGAACCGTTGTCGCCCACAGTCTCAAGAATGCcctcgtactcctcgtcgacGTTGGCGACTGGTCCCTTGTACCATCTTTTGGCGTCCAGGGCGTACCAGACCAGTGAGAAGAGCAACACGGCTCCCATCATCAGAACGGTGTAGTTCATGTTTTCCTTGGTGACCGGCATGTAGTTAGggaagacgaagacgacaGAGACAAACACGGTCCACACACAGGCGTAGAACATGATTGGCTTGGCGAACTTGCCCAGGTTGAATGGTCCAGGCGACACCCCCATCTTTTCCGAGTTGACcatgaagaaaaaaatcaccagCACGTACGACCAGTCGGTGGCGATGGCGCAGACGGAGAAAATGGCGTTCATGGCGATCGAGGATCCGAGGTTGATCAGGGTCAGCAGCGAGTTGATGAGAGTGATCATCCACAGACATCTGAGCGGCACACCGGTGGTCTTGTCGACGTTGTACCAGAACGACGCGAACGGAACGCCGCGGTCTCTGGAGAACGACCAGAACGATCTGCTGATGGAGCAGACGGCGACAGCGCCGCAGAACCAGAGCACAACGAAGCACAGAGCCAGGTACGCGGTGGCAGCTTGTCTGCCCATGGCATAGTCGAACACCTGGACGATTGGCTGGCCGGACGACGTGTTGAGGATCGCGTCGAGGTCGTCGCCCATGCACAGCGTGTAGACAATGTTGAGGACCCAGCCAAGGAACGCGGTCACGGTCAGTGCAGACGCAATGGCGAGCGGCGTGGTGTACGCGGCGTTGCTGATCTCTTCAGACATTCTGGAGGTGGCGTCGTAGCACGTCATCACCCACGACACGTTCAGGAAGCCGAAGAGGAACGCCCAACCGTCGTGCGACCAGCCcgtgttgttgatcaccttgGTGAAGACGTACTCTTTGGAATTAATTTTTGGGCACTTGACCAGCATGGTGATGATGAGGGCGATGACGGAGCCAATATTGACGAAACAGTAGTATTTGGTGATTCTGGCGAGGACGGAGGATGGCAGCGAGTTGATGAGACCGTGGGTGATGATCAcggcgatcgacgcgccGGTTATGTGGCCTGCCGTCGGCACGTACTTGTAGTCGGAAGCCATGGAAACGGTCTGCAACAGCAGCGTGGCAGCTCCGAAATCGGTCGAGCACGCTCCAGCCATGGCCCCGATGAAGTACAGCCACCCGTCGATCCAGCAGACAAGAGGCACGTATTTCTT from Ogataea parapolymorpha DL-1 chromosome V, whole genome shotgun sequence includes:
- a CDS encoding Signal recognition particle receptor subunit beta — protein: MFEVAPPDYQKFIVSLLLALAVLVVTSVLFNRKRIFHASKPVFVISGPKSSGKTNLFELLTKGDLPVLTVSSVEPNSATLNLGAQIGSYDVYDFPGNEKLKSLYLYPFLKKNLSSVKGIIYMIDASQFSSEYCTEVAQDLIRLYEITESVPNGIDFQLFCNKCDLFTSKKWTTIKSLLESEIAQICKRQILNLSQISAKDGQSDEAIVQQLASSFKDGKFQFELLEGNTEFGQGNVHKKKIEMVTNWLHEKAIN
- a CDS encoding G-protein coupled receptor; translated protein: MWKEVLGVCLLVVVHAINFQVAERLVHRIVLPYICSSTGIFRSSQSLQETLSKDLEKILQKPVQLNPNVEQTFIKPLLEPKITSTENKVIKKAAQVLFNVSISFSLQIIGLVLFEIIDLGNSAARVWDWEFTLSVLIFLLTYVNPSLLLFMAVSRLPLVSRVARLLSTKHKGLVFLLVFITWALVFRTFNVLATAASQMESYSLFFSNSLIEVTMLGVTCLAALNGIGSVSSLYYSFIKKHKRVRKTDIARSVETLRTTTELIHTRTTELAQSPSNSDLKNELGALNQMKRELLQDLSFLVANYHSQQYVASLRGKVSKWANVLFSLYCLYKIVNIMVIRLPIIYFEEFGLKSPKPDAQSADTLSVTIARIIAKHYDIGNYEDQLATNVSFVFSFFLFCCSFQSVVTTFHKLGKLLPSAKDQSAVSDSSFFFDLLVCELTGVYLLSTTLLLHTHLLASRLTLFDHDISFIDVWFDKCFGFGCTVSIVGLFISEQLEHFYKDEDDQFDHPMIYDEEALVEGRGKIN
- a CDS encoding putative amino-acid permease, with protein sequence MTKDLEKANLHTTVSPRVTLDSDAAKLAHLGYKQEFNRSYSFLATFSFALSISGLMGTVAITYLYPLWAGGPAAASWSWFIGMFGCLAIAYSVSHITSCFPTCGGMYYVVTHVVPKKYVPLVCWIDGWLYFIGAMAGACSTDFGAATLLLQTVSMASDYKYVPTAGHITGASIAVIITHGLINSLPSSVLARITKYYCFVNIGSVIALIITMLVKCPKINSKEYVFTKVINNTGWSHDGWAFLFGFLNVSWVMTCYDATSRMSEEISNAAYTTPLAIASALTVTAFLGWVLNIVYTLCMGDDLDAILNTSSGQPIVQVFDYAMGRQAATAYLALCFVVLWFCGAVAVCSISRSFWSFSRDRGVPFASFWYNVDKTTGVPLRCLWMITLINSLLTLINLGSSIAMNAIFSVCAIATDWSYVLVIFFFMVNSEKMGVSPGPFNLGKFAKPIMFYACVWTVFVSVVFVFPNYMPVTKENMNYTVLMMGAVLLFSLVWYALDAKRWYKGPVANVDEEYEGILETVGDNGSSEEFIQESEPKDRQEAS
- a CDS encoding Sphingolipid C4-hydroxylase SUR2, which codes for MFSLVDRNDLKIIEGPLRPPFLEIPKASLIEGLPDGLLAVIAPVVAYWVYSTLYHIIDVYELAERYRIHPSEEMLRKNTVSLSVVIRDVILQHIIQTIAALIFYQFDPKPTTGYENHTLWGWRHAVPDAIPTWALYVTYWYGLSLLKISIAFFIIDSWQYMLHRAMHLNKWLYRRFHSRHHKLYVPYAFGALFNDPVEGFLLDTVGTGIASLVTGLSAREQIFLYTFSTLKTVDDHCGYAFPFDPFQIVFPNNSIYHDIHHQHFGVKYNFSQPFFTIWDKLFDTTYHGVDEYSDKQKKITLEKYKIFLEERRKKNEKRKQEEQNKLKRKEEKQE
- a CDS encoding Spindle assembly checkpoint component MAD1 — its product is MSGQSTPSSPFIAHPHEVPGDRDLQKRLATLEYQYSQLKDSYEIDKVKSQAIVKRLERDLEHRSREYEAAVSDSKLLFDENNKLKRELRELADNFEQTTGENRSLRTELDAKTCKLNRHLGEFQEIEKRLEDVIALKDAELRHKDSELLRLRDSMREELALKSSRIDELADQLRIKDSQILEMRERNVHIDETKARELYEKECSNQLEYIRELEKKNLELSNKLRTLQSKQDYVQVLREEKATLSQRLATYEALETEYEDLKLRYAAMEQKLGDWPLSDPPAIILNKCSVLESTNSQLSQKNEFLRNELARTQQEVVDLQSKLLESNDRQTALKSKLSEKDTENTKLSNNVKLLTQEIQFLKDRIDNVTEENTMLMKNKGVEAENAQKFEGLVALLESYKQQLQSLQSQDTGQKRRRSELEQPNGAAQLAEELKRKIDENNELVRTIEEKNKRLVQLEVEVKKLGSSGNERGVRVLELRENPAARHERVTRKMLEKLRQENQQLVDAKLATDQLIPKTVYERVCLEQDQLQEEIKSINKRMTRLREMFSSKVARFNEIVFLLLGYKIELLSETKLKMYPKFNRDSFIQVDLSRHGSKKGHLLDGDGIRVKLPAEAGFQKVDVNNLIRFWVQEKQQPCCFFNALNLELYDKGQELLPS
- a CDS encoding recombination/transcription regulation protein, which codes for MATKFRQPQWLKNNGFAPHVYLFRNIESGQVMYSQTPHITKYQIEQQSFRPNWENRKPSKRRDLWRPMAVAQFDSHEKAVRAYNALVELKYMRQVSKRKEAEALRKRNQFQQIWYFGQYRPTWAQESVSDLTTVLDELRLSSKIYWDSLWRKGDDKYWKDLQVEHDELDKVSPREKFVALSEVEQKWKEEQEAAEVEQQPQPTV
- a CDS encoding Citrate synthase, mitochondrial produces the protein MSALRTVTRTASRKSTLYNAIRAYSTKESTLKERFAELLPEKQAQVKELKAKYGKTVIGEVLLEQAYGGMRGIKGLVWEGSVLDPLEGIRFRGRTIPDIQKELPKAEGGEQPLPEALFWLLLTGEVPTAAQTKAFSEELAARSKLPKHVEEIIDRSPATLHPMAQFSIAVTALESESQFAKAYAAGVNKKEYWKYTYEDSIELLAKLPVIAARIYRNVFKDGKVASVDTSLDYSANFANMLGYGSNPEFLELMRLYLSIHSDHEGGNVSAHTTHLVGSALSSPFLSLAAGLNGLAGPLHGRANQEVLEWLKAMQSELKGDISKENIEKYLWNTLNSGRVVPGYGHAVLRKTDPRYTAQREFALKHMPDYDLFKLVSNIYEVAPKVLTEHGKTKNPWPNVDSHSGVLLQYYGFTEESFYTVLFGVSRAFGVLPQLIIDRGLGMPIERPKSFSTEKYKQLVESINKA